Proteins from a genomic interval of Paenibacillus lentus:
- a CDS encoding thymidine kinase produces MAQLFFKYGAMNSGKSIEILKVAHNYEEQNKPVMLFTSALDDRDETGYISSRIGLRRQAIPIKEDTDVFGIVSRQEPKPYCVLVDECQFLSKSNIEQLVRIVDELNVPVMGFGLKNDFQNQLFEGSRFMLIYADKIEEMKTICWFCERKATMNLRVENGKPVYTGEQIQIGGNESYYPVCRKCHSSPPL; encoded by the coding sequence ATACGGGGCGATGAACAGCGGCAAATCCATTGAGATCCTAAAAGTCGCACATAATTACGAGGAGCAGAACAAACCGGTGATGCTCTTCACTTCGGCTCTCGACGACCGGGATGAGACAGGGTATATTTCCTCGCGCATCGGTCTGAGAAGACAGGCAATCCCCATCAAGGAAGATACCGACGTATTTGGTATCGTCAGTCGTCAGGAGCCAAAGCCCTACTGCGTGCTTGTGGACGAATGCCAATTCTTGAGTAAGAGCAATATCGAGCAGCTTGTCCGCATCGTAGATGAGCTCAACGTTCCGGTGATGGGCTTCGGCCTGAAGAACGATTTCCAGAATCAATTATTCGAGGGCAGCCGATTTATGCTCATTTACGCGGATAAAATCGAGGAAATGAAGACCATCTGCTGGTTCTGCGAGCGTAAAGCAACGATGAATCTGCGCGTAGAGAATGGAAAACCCGTTTATACGGGAGAGCAAATCCAAATCGGCGGGAATGAGTCCTACTACCCAGTATGCCGGAAGTGTCACAGCAGTCCTCCACTATAG
- a CDS encoding sulfurtransferase gives MSNPLVSKKWLLARMYEPHMVIADCRFQLGAPEAGRAAYAESHIPGAIYLDLESDLSAPVAEHGGRHPLPDPEVLAKRLSQVGISNDSVVVAYDDQGGMNASRLWMLLRWLGHDQVYIMDEGFSAWQQDGYPVTAEQQVVIPSSFQPALHDELIADVNYVRSAIGNPDVLLVDSRESPRYLGQTEPIDAKAGHIPSAINAFWKNNLDDTGKWAPEEQRRAGLSEVINALDAGLEVIVYCGSGVSACPNIVALHSLGYFNVRLYAGSWSDWISYPDNPVATGRE, from the coding sequence ATGTCAAATCCACTCGTATCGAAAAAATGGCTTCTCGCCCGCATGTACGAACCCCATATGGTCATCGCCGATTGTCGGTTTCAACTCGGAGCCCCAGAGGCCGGCAGGGCAGCTTATGCCGAGTCCCATATTCCCGGCGCAATCTATCTCGATTTGGAGAGCGACCTCTCCGCTCCCGTCGCCGAGCATGGGGGCCGGCATCCGCTGCCTGATCCGGAAGTTTTGGCTAAACGCCTCAGCCAGGTAGGTATTAGCAACGACAGTGTTGTTGTCGCTTATGACGACCAAGGAGGTATGAACGCCTCCAGACTCTGGATGCTGCTGCGCTGGCTCGGCCATGATCAGGTATATATCATGGATGAGGGATTCTCGGCATGGCAACAAGACGGCTACCCCGTCACCGCCGAGCAGCAGGTGGTCATCCCTTCGTCCTTCCAGCCTGCGTTACATGATGAATTGATCGCCGATGTGAACTATGTTCGTAGCGCGATCGGCAATCCCGACGTGCTATTGGTCGATTCTCGCGAATCCCCCCGGTATCTGGGGCAGACCGAACCGATCGATGCCAAGGCCGGGCATATCCCTAGCGCGATCAACGCTTTCTGGAAGAACAATTTGGACGACACGGGTAAATGGGCCCCTGAAGAACAGCGCCGAGCCGGTTTGTCAGAAGTGATTAATGCGCTGGATGCCGGCCTCGAAGTTATCGTCTACTGCGGCTCCGGCGTTAGCGCCTGCCCGAACATCGTGGCGCTCCACTCGCTTGGCTATTTCAATGTCCGGTTGTATGCGGGGAGCTGGAGCGATTGGATTTCGTATCCGGATAACCCTGTTGCCACGGGCAGGGAGTGA
- a CDS encoding alpha/beta hydrolase yields the protein MKKLFTLVVLITLLVPSMSYAQSPTQNTSGAAAAASGGTVIPAPQGYDAYRHNIPRGNVQQISYYSTTVGKTRNAMVYTPPGYTTSQTYNVLYLLHGIGGDQYEWLNQMNPRNILDNLYADNKLEPMIVVFPNGRAMQDDRPTGDIFAPDKVAAFETFEFDLINDLVPYIDTHFPVYADAQHRALAGLSMGGGQSLNFGLKHLDKFSWIGAFSSAPNTKSASQLITNPSQTTSQLNLLWLSCGASDDLLWVSQNFHNSLDSMNIPHMWYLDIGGHEGKVWSSGLYQFSQRIFK from the coding sequence ATGAAGAAACTTTTTACTCTCGTTGTGCTCATTACGCTGCTCGTCCCATCGATGTCCTATGCCCAATCTCCAACGCAAAATACAAGCGGTGCTGCCGCCGCAGCTTCCGGTGGAACCGTAATCCCGGCACCCCAGGGATACGACGCTTACCGTCATAATATTCCTCGCGGAAATGTGCAGCAAATTTCCTATTATTCTACAACAGTAGGCAAAACACGGAATGCAATGGTTTATACTCCTCCGGGCTATACAACGTCGCAAACCTATAATGTCCTCTACTTGCTACACGGCATTGGCGGGGATCAATATGAATGGCTTAATCAGATGAACCCTAGAAATATCTTAGACAACCTGTACGCTGATAACAAGCTGGAGCCAATGATTGTTGTCTTCCCGAACGGCCGCGCCATGCAGGATGATCGTCCAACTGGCGATATTTTTGCACCGGACAAGGTGGCTGCCTTCGAAACCTTCGAGTTTGATCTGATCAACGACCTCGTCCCTTACATTGACACTCATTTTCCGGTATATGCCGATGCCCAACATCGAGCTTTGGCTGGTCTGTCGATGGGCGGCGGACAATCGCTGAACTTCGGGTTAAAACATCTGGACAAGTTCTCCTGGATTGGCGCATTTTCATCCGCCCCTAATACAAAGTCGGCGTCACAGCTCATCACCAACCCGTCCCAGACAACTAGTCAACTAAACCTGCTATGGCTGTCTTGCGGCGCGTCGGACGATCTGCTATGGGTAAGTCAAAACTTTCATAACAGCTTAGACTCTATGAATATTCCCCATATGTGGTATCTGGATATCGGCGGGCATGAAGGTAAGGTATGGAGCAGCGGGCTCTATCAATTCTCTCAGCGTATCTTCAAGTAG
- a CDS encoding DoxX family membrane protein, with amino-acid sequence MTIKEELRGKNIIIPENPVSNFLFNNTRSALLWLVIRLYLGYAWLSAGWGKVTNDNWVGSNAGAGLTGFVKGAVGKAAEGKDVAGWYASFLENMVLPNATLFSYLVAFGELLVGLGLILGLLTGIAAFFGAFMNASFLFAGTLSTNPLLFILATWIVLAWKVAGWYGLDRWALPLLGTPWTRHRNKGDQSSAT; translated from the coding sequence ATGACAATCAAAGAGGAATTAAGAGGCAAAAACATCATTATTCCTGAAAACCCGGTTTCAAACTTTTTGTTTAATAACACAAGATCAGCACTTCTATGGTTAGTTATTCGGCTTTATTTAGGTTATGCCTGGCTAAGTGCCGGATGGGGAAAGGTTACGAACGATAATTGGGTCGGAAGCAATGCAGGCGCGGGGCTGACGGGATTCGTTAAAGGGGCGGTTGGCAAAGCGGCAGAAGGAAAAGACGTTGCGGGATGGTATGCCTCATTTCTGGAAAACATGGTACTCCCCAATGCTACACTCTTCTCTTATCTCGTTGCCTTTGGCGAGCTGCTCGTAGGACTCGGCCTCATTCTTGGCTTGTTGACAGGTATCGCTGCGTTCTTCGGCGCATTCATGAATGCCAGCTTCCTGTTCGCAGGAACCTTAAGTACTAACCCGCTGCTATTTATACTCGCCACCTGGATTGTGCTAGCCTGGAAGGTTGCCGGATGGTATGGACTCGACAGATGGGCGCTCCCTCTCCTTGGAACTCCTTGGACTCGCCATCGCAATAAAGGCGATCAGTCATCTGCAACATAA
- a CDS encoding exodeoxyribonuclease III → MKLVSWNVNGLRACVNKGFYDYFRAVDADIFCVQETKLQAGQIDLELSEEYEQYWNYAEKKGYSGTAVFTRIKPQSVRYGLEDDSEPEGRIITLEYESFYLVNVYTPNAKRDLSRLPYRLEWEERFRSYLVELDRQKSVIVTGDMNVAHREIDIKNAKSNAGNSGFTLEEREKMTQLLEAGFVDTFRYFYPDRDNVYSWWSYMPKVRERNIGWRIDYFLVSNRLSEKLVDAQIDCHVMGSDHCPVVLEMANI, encoded by the coding sequence ATGAAACTGGTGTCATGGAATGTCAATGGGCTTAGAGCGTGCGTAAATAAAGGGTTTTATGATTATTTTCGGGCAGTGGATGCGGATATATTTTGCGTTCAGGAAACAAAGCTGCAGGCAGGGCAAATTGACCTGGAACTGAGCGAGGAATATGAGCAGTATTGGAACTATGCGGAGAAGAAGGGGTATTCCGGAACCGCTGTATTTACGAGAATCAAGCCGCAATCTGTGCGATATGGGCTGGAAGATGATTCGGAGCCGGAAGGACGAATTATTACACTGGAGTACGAGTCATTTTATCTGGTGAATGTGTATACGCCGAATGCGAAACGAGATCTCTCCAGGCTGCCCTATCGATTGGAGTGGGAGGAGCGGTTTCGTAGTTACTTGGTAGAGTTAGATCGACAGAAATCCGTTATCGTAACCGGGGATATGAATGTTGCACACCGGGAGATCGACATCAAAAATGCTAAATCGAACGCGGGCAATTCGGGGTTTACGCTGGAGGAGCGGGAGAAAATGACGCAGCTGCTAGAGGCTGGATTTGTGGATACGTTCCGTTATTTTTATCCCGACCGCGACAATGTCTACAGCTGGTGGTCGTACATGCCAAAGGTAAGGGAGCGGAACATCGGCTGGAGGATCGATTATTTTCTGGTCTCGAACCGGCTCAGCGAGAAATTGGTGGATGCACAAATCGATTGCCATGTTATGGGCAGCGACCATTGCCCTGTTGTGCTGGAGATGGCGAATATTTAG
- a CDS encoding IS4 family transposase yields the protein MLQQHSLSEQSHFPKIFASLHIGKTLRQAGISKSFGLSSLAIFQIVFSLVFEGKNWFRLLESDRGADLPGKDVIYRFLNQASFAWRRFLQALSLRIVHHFESLISSHRVRVFIIDDSVLSRNRSRKAELLARVFDHSTGKFTKGYTMLTLGWSDGFSFAPLDFVMLSSAKLANRLCEMASNLSKRSNGYKRRMEAFSRKPDAVVALLERALRGGFTADYVLMDSWFTQAPLLRELTGQGLPVIGMVKEMKQRYLVQGKRMTLREVFQSLPASNAKDIKGSIIVHTACGLPVKLVFVRNRNKKREWLAILSTDVTLDATEIVRIYGMRWSIETFFKVTKSYLKLGTEFQGRSFDQLISHTTIVFSRYLAMEYERRQSSDDRTLGGLFFLFADEVRDLDYQTALQQLMSLFLEMSQAKTKKNKTAVFCQLQEWISGLPSYIKGLFGDLSCES from the coding sequence ATGTTACAACAACATTCCCTGTCTGAACAGTCTCACTTTCCCAAAATTTTTGCCAGTCTCCACATCGGAAAAACGTTACGACAAGCGGGTATTTCTAAATCTTTCGGTCTTTCAAGTCTAGCGATTTTCCAAATCGTGTTCTCTTTGGTCTTTGAGGGGAAAAACTGGTTTCGACTCCTGGAAAGTGATCGCGGAGCAGATCTTCCCGGCAAGGATGTTATCTACCGTTTTTTGAATCAGGCTTCTTTTGCTTGGCGGCGCTTTTTGCAGGCTTTGAGTCTTCGAATCGTGCACCATTTCGAATCGCTCATTTCGTCCCACCGGGTACGTGTGTTCATTATTGACGATTCCGTGCTCAGCCGAAATCGTAGCAGAAAAGCGGAACTCTTGGCACGTGTATTTGACCACTCCACAGGCAAATTCACCAAAGGTTACACTATGCTAACGCTAGGCTGGTCAGACGGATTTAGTTTTGCTCCGCTTGATTTTGTCATGCTGTCTTCCGCTAAATTAGCCAACCGTCTGTGCGAAATGGCTTCGAATCTTTCCAAACGCAGTAACGGCTACAAACGCCGGATGGAGGCCTTTTCTCGAAAGCCGGATGCTGTCGTAGCCTTGCTGGAACGAGCCTTACGTGGAGGATTCACCGCTGATTACGTGCTTATGGATAGCTGGTTTACGCAAGCTCCACTGCTTCGCGAGCTCACTGGCCAAGGTCTGCCCGTGATTGGCATGGTTAAAGAAATGAAACAACGCTATCTAGTTCAAGGCAAGCGAATGACACTGCGCGAGGTGTTTCAAAGCCTTCCTGCATCGAATGCCAAAGATATTAAAGGCTCGATCATCGTACACACCGCCTGCGGTCTACCCGTGAAGCTTGTGTTTGTCCGCAACCGGAATAAAAAACGGGAGTGGCTGGCGATTTTAAGTACAGATGTGACGCTTGATGCGACTGAAATCGTACGTATTTACGGTATGCGCTGGAGCATAGAGACCTTTTTCAAAGTCACCAAAAGCTACTTAAAACTGGGAACCGAATTCCAAGGCCGCTCCTTTGATCAGCTGATTAGCCACACCACGATTGTATTCAGCCGATATTTGGCGATGGAATACGAACGACGCCAATCGAGTGATGACCGAACATTGGGAGGACTCTTTTTCCTCTTTGCTGATGAGGTCCGCGATCTAGATTACCAGACTGCACTTCAGCAGCTCATGAGTTTATTTCTCGAAATGTCCCAGGCGAAAACAAAGAAGAACAAAACAGCTGTATTTTGTCAACTACAGGAATGGATCTCCGGTTTACCCAGCTATATTAAGGGTTTGTTTGGAGATTTGAGCTGCGAAAGTTGA
- a CDS encoding LuxR C-terminal-related transcriptional regulator, protein MSEKKDAFHQPSSNSAAVFTTQSQFEQIVQNNKQLITIFQECIDNIKEHLSGTYLFFLTDEDGVLLAMDYCQELQEVVRKSEIRLGMYLTEESCGVNAVSEAMAHRTPIYLPPEEHESPFFKNWHCFSTPLTVGSKTIGYLDVSTINANMKSELIAIAKLIPGNMLSSLQNLSEAPPLDPVPLTERQLHVLRLIAQGQTVKSIALKLNIKECTVNHHKKIIFEKLGVQSSTEAVSVASRMSYL, encoded by the coding sequence ATGTCTGAAAAAAAAGATGCATTTCATCAACCGTCCTCAAATTCAGCCGCCGTCTTTACAACCCAATCGCAATTTGAGCAAATTGTGCAGAACAACAAACAACTGATTACTATATTTCAAGAGTGCATCGACAACATCAAGGAGCATTTATCAGGTACCTATCTGTTCTTTCTGACCGACGAGGATGGCGTCCTGCTGGCTATGGATTATTGCCAGGAACTGCAGGAGGTTGTGCGTAAGTCTGAGATTCGCCTAGGAATGTATTTAACCGAGGAAAGCTGTGGAGTTAATGCGGTATCCGAAGCGATGGCCCACCGCACTCCAATTTATTTGCCGCCGGAAGAGCATGAAAGTCCTTTTTTCAAGAACTGGCATTGCTTCTCCACACCATTGACCGTCGGGTCAAAAACGATAGGTTATCTTGATGTCTCTACGATTAACGCCAATATGAAAAGCGAACTCATCGCCATCGCCAAGCTGATTCCGGGGAACATGCTGAGCAGTCTGCAAAATCTATCAGAAGCACCGCCGCTCGATCCAGTTCCGCTAACCGAACGTCAATTGCATGTGCTTCGACTGATCGCCCAAGGTCAGACGGTGAAGTCCATCGCCCTCAAATTAAATATTAAAGAATGTACAGTGAACCATCACAAAAAGATCATTTTCGAAAAACTCGGTGTCCAGTCTAGTACGGAAGCCGTATCAGTCGCTAGTCGGATGTCCTACTTATAA
- a CDS encoding amino acid permease, producing the protein MNETSKDTKEKSLKWWQLSLMGVACTIGTGYFLGTGVGIKIGGPAIIPAFILAAIGTFVVFDVLARMNSQDPQEGSFCVYARKGFGRSAGFSSGWVYFTSEILIMGSQMAALSLFTRLWFPGLPMWVFALIYAVLGLVIIILGTKGFERAEHLFAVMKLAAIIAFLAIAGAAILGWLGTAKHAPKWPVPVFPTGIIGGWSSLIYAFYAFGGIEVMGLLALRLKDPKEGPKAGRWMIGTLTVLYMASLLLALSLTPWNTMGTKESPFVVSLQGYNLSFVPHFFNGAFIIAGFSTMIASLFAVITILVTLAKNKDAPPLFAKVSRGKRETPYYAIGVTALALGGSILLALFLPEKMYEFVTTAAGLMLMYNWIFILFTSGRLLKLTGWGQTKRWISTTIIALAIIGTAFHPTSRPGLWISLGFVLLIGGITLLMKRIWSKEKSRDKSKVRRMRAEGEPT; encoded by the coding sequence TTGAACGAGACAAGCAAAGATACAAAGGAGAAATCGCTGAAATGGTGGCAATTGTCGTTAATGGGAGTAGCCTGCACTATTGGCACCGGTTATTTCCTCGGCACGGGTGTCGGTATTAAAATCGGCGGGCCGGCCATCATTCCAGCATTTATACTAGCTGCGATCGGAACATTTGTCGTATTTGACGTACTCGCCCGCATGAACTCGCAAGATCCGCAGGAAGGCTCGTTTTGTGTATATGCACGCAAAGGATTTGGGCGTTCCGCTGGCTTCAGCAGCGGCTGGGTGTACTTTACTTCCGAGATTCTAATTATGGGAAGCCAAATGGCTGCTCTGTCCCTGTTCACCCGTCTATGGTTCCCAGGACTGCCGATGTGGGTATTCGCCTTGATTTATGCAGTACTCGGCCTAGTCATCATTATATTGGGGACAAAAGGGTTCGAGCGGGCGGAGCATTTGTTTGCGGTCATGAAGCTGGCTGCGATTATCGCCTTTCTGGCGATCGCCGGCGCTGCAATTTTGGGCTGGCTCGGCACGGCTAAGCATGCTCCCAAATGGCCCGTGCCTGTCTTCCCTACAGGAATAATAGGCGGTTGGTCAAGCCTTATATATGCGTTCTATGCCTTCGGCGGCATTGAAGTGATGGGGCTTCTGGCGCTTCGTCTGAAGGATCCCAAGGAAGGCCCCAAGGCGGGCCGATGGATGATTGGAACATTGACGGTTCTTTACATGGCCTCATTGTTGCTGGCACTAAGCCTGACCCCTTGGAACACCATGGGGACTAAAGAGAGTCCATTCGTTGTTTCGCTTCAAGGGTATAACTTGAGCTTTGTGCCGCATTTTTTTAATGGGGCATTCATTATTGCCGGATTCTCCACCATGATTGCTTCCCTGTTCGCCGTGATTACGATTCTCGTGACTTTAGCTAAAAACAAAGATGCCCCTCCGTTGTTTGCCAAAGTAAGCCGCGGGAAAAGGGAGACCCCCTATTATGCGATTGGAGTTACGGCTCTCGCATTGGGCGGATCTATTCTGTTAGCTCTGTTCCTGCCCGAGAAAATGTATGAGTTCGTGACAACCGCAGCAGGTCTGATGCTTATGTACAACTGGATCTTCATCCTATTCACGTCCGGAAGGCTGCTGAAGCTAACCGGCTGGGGACAGACGAAGCGCTGGATCAGTACGACGATCATCGCTCTAGCTATAATCGGTACAGCGTTTCATCCCACGAGCCGTCCAGGCTTATGGATCAGTTTGGGCTTTGTATTGTTAATTGGAGGAATAACGCTGCTGATGAAACGGATTTGGAGCAAGGAGAAGAGCAGGGACAAAAGCAAGGTGCGAAGAATGAGAGCGGAGGGGGAACCGACGTAA
- a CDS encoding flavodoxin codes for MNKIMIIYASLTGNTEEMAELIAEGVRSTGAVAELKAVEDCNAVDLRKYDAFLLGAYTWGDGELPDEFHDFLEEMEEIDWKGARTALFGSGDTSYRLYCGALDELELRMKKLGVEVVQESLKVEYGPNQEEQELCREFGRSFADHLHVQS; via the coding sequence ATGAATAAAATCATGATTATATATGCCAGTCTGACCGGAAATACCGAGGAAATGGCTGAGTTAATTGCGGAAGGCGTACGCAGTACGGGAGCAGTTGCTGAATTGAAGGCGGTAGAAGATTGCAACGCGGTCGATTTGAGGAAGTACGATGCATTTTTGCTTGGAGCTTACACTTGGGGCGATGGAGAACTGCCAGACGAGTTCCACGATTTTTTGGAGGAGATGGAGGAGATCGACTGGAAAGGGGCAAGAACAGCCTTGTTCGGGAGCGGGGATACCAGTTATCGATTATATTGCGGGGCTCTGGATGAATTGGAATTGAGAATGAAGAAGCTTGGAGTTGAGGTAGTTCAAGAGAGCCTGAAAGTAGAGTACGGCCCAAATCAGGAGGAGCAGGAGCTTTGTCGGGAGTTCGGAAGGAGTTTTGCCGATCACCTGCATGTCCAATCCTAG
- a CDS encoding LysE family translocator encodes MSLFISYILLGLSLAAPIGPVNAAQMDRGIRGGFWNSWILGLGSLAADFIFIVLVYFGTVHFLQIPFVKAFLWLFGCFVLIYSGWDGLRGAREVAEYRNARHETLYKSFGTGFILSISNPLSIMFWLGIYGSILAKAAQTYGLKELVLYTSAVILGLMIWDLTMAVMSSGFRRYLTPRLLTGISLLSGWSLIAFGIYFGWQAFSELFG; translated from the coding sequence ATGAGCTTGTTTATAAGTTACATTTTACTAGGGCTGTCGCTAGCTGCGCCGATCGGTCCGGTCAATGCCGCGCAGATGGATCGCGGGATTCGGGGCGGCTTCTGGAACTCCTGGATTCTGGGGCTCGGCTCCCTGGCAGCTGATTTTATTTTTATTGTGCTCGTTTATTTTGGAACGGTTCACTTTCTGCAGATTCCCTTTGTGAAGGCCTTCTTGTGGCTGTTCGGCTGTTTTGTGCTTATTTATAGCGGATGGGACGGGCTTCGGGGAGCAAGGGAAGTGGCAGAGTATAGGAATGCCCGGCACGAAACTTTGTACAAATCGTTCGGCACAGGATTCATTCTATCGATCTCGAACCCATTGTCGATAATGTTCTGGCTGGGCATTTACGGCTCAATCTTGGCGAAGGCGGCTCAGACCTACGGCTTGAAAGAATTGGTGCTGTACACTTCGGCCGTGATTTTGGGGCTAATGATTTGGGATTTGACGATGGCGGTCATGTCCAGCGGTTTTCGTCGCTACTTGACGCCTCGACTGTTAACGGGCATATCATTGCTTTCGGGGTGGTCGCTAATCGCTTTCGGGATATATTTCGGCTGGCAAGCCTTTAGTGAGCTGTTCGGATAA
- a CDS encoding YqcI/YcgG family protein gives MLYDQVRMKELLLEEKGWKYEAYRQFAMKLSDPSYLFPCIPATIGFKQGHFRYGFIGDPRGDQAATEMATLLKRFGEQARSYGRYTSLVLFCETSKELTDSCSVEEYREIFWTLLRKVRALDNHDWPAHIPTDPHDPVWEYCFGQEQYFMYCATPAHRLRQSRHFPYFIMAITPRWVLVDFNSSSEAANRMKHRIRERILQYDAVGIHPDLNSYGSEDNLEWKQYFLRDDTAPSGDRCPFSDIHLKKS, from the coding sequence ATGCTGTATGATCAAGTCCGAATGAAGGAGCTGTTACTAGAAGAAAAGGGTTGGAAGTACGAAGCGTATCGACAATTTGCAATGAAGCTGTCCGATCCCTCGTATTTATTTCCATGTATCCCGGCAACCATTGGGTTCAAACAGGGGCATTTTAGATACGGCTTCATCGGAGATCCGCGGGGCGACCAGGCCGCGACTGAGATGGCCACACTGCTGAAACGCTTCGGGGAACAAGCCAGAAGCTATGGCAGGTATACTTCACTGGTTCTATTTTGCGAGACGTCGAAGGAACTGACTGACAGTTGCTCCGTTGAGGAATACAGGGAAATATTCTGGACGCTGCTTCGCAAAGTTCGAGCCTTGGATAATCATGATTGGCCCGCTCATATCCCCACTGATCCTCATGATCCGGTTTGGGAGTACTGTTTTGGTCAAGAGCAATATTTCATGTACTGCGCTACGCCCGCCCATCGATTGCGCCAAAGCCGGCATTTTCCCTACTTTATTATGGCGATCACGCCTCGTTGGGTGCTGGTGGATTTCAATTCATCTAGTGAAGCGGCCAACCGCATGAAGCATAGGATCAGGGAACGTATTCTGCAATATGATGCTGTCGGTATTCATCCCGACCTGAACAGCTACGGAAGCGAGGACAACTTGGAGTGGAAGCAATACTTTCTGCGGGATGATACTGCTCCGTCCGGCGACCGGTGTCCCTTTTCCGATATTCATCTGAAGAAAAGTTGA
- a CDS encoding polyphosphate polymerase domain-containing protein, which translates to MSTKLKYRHELKFIINRQQYYVIRQRLINLMDHDQHAGANGEYHIRSLYFDDIDNTALHEKLGGIRQRCKYRIRIYNVRDHIIHFEKKIKLNDYIAKVKEPITLDMYRSILANDFQVLHVPDKPLLMELYQQMNHRLLRPKVIVDYVREPLVYPYGNVRITFDKDLRTGLHQMDIFDKDLKPVAAMDENFIILEVKYDEFIPETIRSALQLEGLHRQSASKYVICRKFLKENSWEDY; encoded by the coding sequence ATGAGCACGAAACTTAAATATCGGCATGAGCTCAAATTTATCATTAATCGGCAGCAATACTATGTTATACGGCAAAGGCTGATAAACCTCATGGATCATGATCAGCATGCGGGAGCAAACGGCGAGTATCATATCCGTAGTCTCTATTTTGACGACATTGATAATACGGCACTGCATGAAAAGCTCGGGGGCATCCGCCAGCGCTGCAAATATCGCATTCGCATTTACAATGTGCGGGATCACATCATCCATTTTGAGAAAAAAATCAAGCTAAACGACTACATCGCCAAGGTAAAGGAGCCTATTACCCTGGACATGTATCGCTCCATTCTCGCGAATGACTTTCAGGTTCTTCACGTCCCGGATAAACCGCTTCTAATGGAGCTGTACCAGCAAATGAATCACCGTCTGCTCAGACCTAAAGTCATCGTGGATTATGTGCGTGAGCCATTGGTTTATCCCTACGGCAACGTTCGCATTACATTTGACAAGGATTTAAGAACGGGGCTGCATCAGATGGATATTTTCGATAAGGATTTGAAGCCCGTCGCAGCGATGGACGAGAATTTCATCATTTTAGAGGTTAAGTATGACGAATTTATTCCGGAAACGATCCGTTCTGCTCTGCAGCTAGAAGGACTTCACCGTCAATCTGCATCAAAATACGTCATTTGCCGCAAATTTCTTAAAGAAAATTCATGGGAGGATTATTGA
- a CDS encoding DUF4956 domain-containing protein: METTTNTSSTTFSDIIKKSVLSNFTSDISLSKILITLGVAFIIGLFIFILYKRVFSGVLYSKSFNVSLIGMTLVTAMVIIAINSNLILSLGMVGALSIVRFRTPIKDPTDLIFLFWAAAAGIVAGAGFYTLAAVGSVIIGLVLFLFIKNSTLETPYLLVINCSGNESEQAIHQAITGLVKRYNVKQKTVSPGNIEMTFEVRLRDHESAFVNRISELDGVRNAVLISYNGDYVS, from the coding sequence ATGGAAACTACAACGAACACATCGTCGACTACATTTAGCGATATTATTAAAAAATCAGTACTGAGCAATTTCACATCCGATATCAGCCTGTCCAAAATTCTTATTACACTAGGCGTCGCTTTCATCATCGGCTTATTTATTTTCATTCTGTATAAAAGGGTATTTAGCGGCGTGCTGTATTCGAAAAGCTTCAATGTTTCATTAATCGGCATGACTTTAGTGACGGCGATGGTCATTATCGCAATCAACTCCAACCTGATTCTATCGCTCGGGATGGTCGGTGCCCTTTCAATCGTTCGCTTCAGAACACCCATTAAAGATCCAACAGATTTGATCTTCCTTTTCTGGGCAGCCGCCGCGGGGATTGTGGCCGGAGCTGGCTTCTATACTCTCGCCGCCGTCGGTTCTGTCATCATCGGATTGGTGCTGTTTCTATTCATCAAAAACTCGACATTGGAGACGCCTTATTTGCTCGTGATCAACTGCAGCGGCAATGAGAGTGAGCAAGCGATTCACCAGGCTATAACCGGACTTGTAAAACGCTATAATGTGAAGCAAAAGACAGTATCACCCGGCAACATCGAGATGACCTTTGAGGTGCGGCTCCGTGATCACGAAAGCGCATTTGTCAACCGAATCTCCGAGCTGGACGGAGTAAGAAACGCGGTGCTGATCAGCTACAATGGAGACTATGTATCATGA